In Pseudomonas abieticivorans, the genomic window TGGCCTTCAAACTCACTTCGACGACCGAGATTGGCACCTGGCTGTAGCGCAATGCCATGCGCGCACGCATGGCGTAGGGGCAGCGTCGAAAAGAATACAGGATCACCCGCTGACCTCCACCGTGCTCAAGCCATTGCCCTGGCGGCGCACCTGGATCTGCACCGGGATGCGTTCGTGCATTTCTTGCACGTGGGAGATCACCGCCACTTTGCGGCCTTGGGCCTGCAGCCCGTCGAGGGCGTCCATGGCCAGTTGCAGGGATTCGGGGTCCAGGCTGCCGAAGCCTTCGTCGATGAACAGCGATTCGATCTTCAACGTGCTCGAAGCCATGGAGGCCAGGCCCAGGGCCAAGGCCAGGGACACCAGGAAAGTTTCGCCGCCCGACAGCGAATGCACCGAACGGGCCTCGTCGCCCATTTCGGTGTCCACCACCAGCAGGCCGAGCATGCTGCCGCCGCGTTTGAGGCGGTAGCGGCGCACCAGCTGGCGCAGTTGCACGTTGGCGTGGTGTACCAGCAGGTCGAGGTTGTAGGCCTGGGCGATCTTGCGGAAGGCGTCGCCGGTGGCCGAGCCGATCAAGGCCGCCAGGCGTGCCCAGCGCTGGTATTGGCCCAAGGCGCTGTCGATCAATACTTGCAGGTGCTGATTGGCGGCCAGGCGGCGCTGGTCTTCGGCTTGAGCGGCGCGCAGCTCGGCGCAGGCGTCTTCGCAGGCCGCGCAGTCGGCTTGCAGGGCCAGCAGGGCAGTGTCCAGTTCATCGCTGGGCAAGGCGCCATTGGCCTGGGCCTGGTGGGCCTGAAGTTTCTGCTGGCGCTCTTGCAACAAGGTTTTCGCCTGTTCCAGGCCAGTGTCGCTTTGCTGCAGTTGCTGGCGCAGGGCGGCCAATTGTTGCGCGTCGAAACTCAGCAGGGCGTGCAAAGCCTCGTCGGTGAGTTGGGGGTGCTGGCTGCGCCACTGGTCGATGATGGCGTGCAGGGCTTGCAGGCTCTGTTGTTGGTTGAGTTGCTGCTCGGCCAGTGATTTGAGCTCGCTGGCCACCTGTACGGTTTCGGTCAACACCGCTTGCAGTTGCTGGCCCGCCTGGTGGTCACTGTGACGGGCGTGCTGCACCGACTGGTCCACCTGGGTTTGCCAAGCCTGTGGGTCGGCGTGGTCGCCCAACAACTCGCCGAGCCGTTGTTGGCAGGCCTGGCGTTGCTGCTGCGCGTGCTCGGCCTCTTGGCGCAATTGCAGCAGACTCTGTTCGCGGCCTTGTTGCAGCAACTGCTGCTGGTCGATCCGTTGCCGACGCTGGTCGTTCTCCTGTTGTTCGCCCTGGCGCTGATCGAGCTGTTCCAGGCGCGCGGCCACGGCCTGGTCCAGGTGCAGGAAGGCATTTGCGGCGTCCTCGACAAACGCTTGCACGCGGGGAGGCGGCAGCACGCTGGCGAAGGCGTCGAGCTCTTCGTCCAGGCGTTGCTGGTCGTGCGCCATTTGCTGGCGTTGTTCGGCCAGTTGCTGCTGGCCGGTGTGTTGGGCCTGCTGGCTGGCCTGCAGTTGTTGCGCCAGGCGGCCCGTGTCTTGCTGCAGGGTGAGCAGGCGTTGTTGCGCGTGCTCGTCGGCGCCAAGCTCGGCGGCCAGCTGTTGCAGATGATCGTTCAAACCGGCCCGGGTGGCGTACAACGGATGGGTCTGCACGGCAGGCAGCAAGGCTTCCTGCTGGGTTTGCAGGGGTTGTTCCTGAGCCTTTAGCTGCTTTTGCTGGTCGATCAGGCCGGCCACTTCGGCGCGTAGCTCGGCCAGCCGTGCCGCGATCCTTTCCACTTCATCTCGGGCCTTGCGCTCTTCGCTGTCGTCATGGCCGGCCAGCGCCTCTAGCAGCGCTTGCGGCTCATGCCACGGGTGCTCGGCGCTGCCGCACACCGGGCACGGCTGATCGCTCTGCAGTTGCCCGCGCAACTCCTCGACGCTGGCACTGCGCGCCAAGCGCTGGCGTTGCAGCAGTTGCACGGTCAGGTCCAGGGCCTGCACCGCCGCCTGGTGGGCGCTTTTCAGTTGCAGCCCTTCGCGGGTGCGCGCGTCGCGTTGTTCCAGAGCCTGTTGCTGCTGGCTGCGCAGGGCTTGCTGGCGTTGATCCAACTCGTCCAGGCGTTGCAGTTGGCGCTGCAGTTCTTCAGCGCTGCGCAGGTGCTGACGATTGCCCTGCAGGCGGGTGGTCAGTTCGGCCAGGCGCGGCACCAAGTCCTGGGCGCTGCATTGGGCGTCGGCATACAGGGCATCCAGACCTTGCTGTTGTTCAGCCAATTGTCGCTCGGCATCGGCTGCGCGTTGGGCCAACAGTGGGAGTTCTTGCTGGCCTTTGCGCAGGCGCGCACTCAGGGTCAGGCTTTGTTGCAGGCGCGGGCGCCAGGCGCTCCAGGCGTCAGCCAGGGCGGCAAGGTCGGTGCTGTGGGTAAGTTGGGCGGCGATACGCTGCAATTGTTGGTCGCTGGCGGCCTGGCGTTCTATCAGGGTGTGCAACGCCTGCTGGCCGTCGCCATTGGCCTGCTCGGCGGCTTTCAGGGCCAGGCCTTGTTCGACGCTTTGCTGGTTGAGCCGGCTCAGGTGGCTGTGCTCATCGAAGGCCTGGCGCAGGCCAGGTGCGGCGGCTTGTTGCGTCGCCAACGCGTGCTCCAGGGCGGCTTGCGCTTGTTGGCGCGCCTGTTGCAGTTCGGCTTGGCGATGTTGCAGGGTATGCGCCGTGGCCTGCAGTAGGGCCGTGCGCTCGGCCAGCGGTGTCAGCGCCTGCTGCAGTTCATCGCGGCGGATAAACAGGTGGCGCTGTGGCGCCAGTTGTTCCAACTGGCTGAGGTTTGCGCGCGCCTCGCTCAAGTGCTGCCAGGCCTGCTCGGCACTGTGCAACTGCTCTTGGGCGGCGTGCTGTTCGCCCTGCAGGCGCAGGCTTTCACGGTGCCAGTGTTGCTGCTGTTCGAGCTGCTTGCCTTTGGCTTGCTGCTCACGCAGCTGCTGCACGGCGTGGTTGTACTGCGCATCCAATTCGGCCCGCGCTTGCGGCTCCAGTGGGGCAATGCCGCCGGCCTGGTCCTGCAGCTGCTTGTGCGCCTCGCGGGCCTCGCGGGCCTTCTCGTAGGCGCGCTTGCCCAGGCGGGTGTAGAGCGCGGTGTCGGTGAGCTTCTCCAGCAGTTCGCTGCGCTCGTTGTCGTCGGCCTTGAGGAAGGCGCTGAATTCGCTTTGGGCCAGCAGCACGGCACGGGTGAATTGTTCGAAATTCAGGCCCAGGCGCGCTTCGAGCAGCGTCTTGTATTCGCCTTTCTGGCTGGCCAGCAATTGGTCGTTGTCCAAGTCGCGCAGGCTCTGGCGGCTGGCCTGCAGCTTGGCGCCAGCCTTGTCGCGGGCGCGGTTGGCTTCCCAGCGGGCGCGGTAGCGGCGCCCGTCGATGCCGACGAAATCCACTTCGGCGTAGCCCGCACCGGTGCCACGGCGCAGCAGGGTGCGCGGATCGCCGGTGGCGATCTCGCCATCGGCGTCCGGCACCTTGGCGTCGCGGCCGGTATTGTTCAGGCGCGGCACGGCGCCGAACAGCGCCAGGCACAGGGCGTCGAGCAGGGTGCTCTTGCCGGCGCCGGTGGGGCCGGTGATGGCGAACAGGCCGGCGCTGGCCAGCGGCTGCGCGGTGAAATCGATTTCGAAGGGCCCGGCCAGCGAGGCGAGGTTTTTCAGGCGGATGGCGAGAATCTTCATGGCTGCTCGGCCTCCTGTTGCACGTCTTGCAGCAGTTGGGCGAAATCGTCCAGGGTGCCCTGGTCCACCTCGTTGCCGTACTGCGCCAGCCAAGCGCGGCTGAACAGCTCTTGCGGGGTCAGTTGGTCCAGGTCGATCAGCGCGGCACTGTCGTTGCCATCGGCGTGGGCGCTACCGGCGTATTCGGCCGCGATGCGCACCAGGCGCACGGCCTTGTTCGAAAGGGCCGTCTCGATCTGCTGGCGCAGGTCGGGTTGCGGCTCGTCCAAAATCACGCGGACTTCAAGCCAAGGCTGGCGGGTGACTTCGGCCAACAGGTCGAGCTCCGGCAGTTCGGCCAGTTGCGCCAGCAGTTGGGCCAATGGCAACGGGCCGATGCGCTTGAGATCGACGGCGCGGGGGATCAGCAGCGTGTCGACGCTGACCAGTTGCTCGCCCTGGCACACCACGTCGAGGATCTGGTGCGGGTAGTCGATCTCTGAGAACGACAGCGGGATGGGCGAGCCGCAATAGCGAATGCGCTCCTCACCGTTGACTCGCTGCGGCTTGTGCAGGTGGCCCAGGGCGACGTAGCTGATGGCTTCGCCGAACAGGCTGGCCGGCAGCGCTTCGGCAGTGCCGATGATCAGGCTGCGCTCCGAATCCTGCGACACCGAGCCGCCGGCCATGTGTGCGTGGCTGATGGCAATCAGTGCCTGGCCAGGCTGGCGCTTGGCTTGGGCTGCGGCAATCAGCCGTTCATGGACCTGGCCAATGCCCCTCAGATAGTCGTCGCCCAAGTGTGCGCCGGTGACTTCGGCCGGGCGCAAAAACGGCAGCGCCAGGCACCAGGCGGCGGTGGCGCCGCTGGCATCGGGCAAGGGGATCAGCAAGCGCTCGCTGTCGAGCACGCCGTCCTCCAGCCACAACACCCGGCCCAGGGCGTGGGTGCGCAAGCGGCGCATCAAGGGTGCCGGCAGCTCGATGCGTGAGCCGGAGTCGTGGTTGCCGGCGATCATCACGATGGTCAGCAGCGGCAGTTGTTCATGGGCGCCGACGATGAAGTCGTACAGGCGCTCCTGGGCTTTGACCGGCGGGTTGACCGTGTCGAAGATGTCCCCGGCGATCAGCAGCACGTCGGGCTGGCGCTCGCGCAGTTGCTTGAGCAGCCAGTCCAGAAAACAGGCGTGCTCGAAGTCGCGGTCTTGGCCATGGAGGCTTTGGCCCAAGTGCCAGTCGGAGGTGTGGAACAGACGCATGAGTCAACCTGAAGAAATTATTTGGGATAAAGCGGCGGTAAATCACTCACCAACGCCTGCTCGCGGTCGGCGGCGGGGATAGTGCCGATGGCGCGCCACAGGTCTTCGCCTTGCCAGAATTGCCCGGTTTCGCTGTACAGCGCACCGTTCAAACCGTCCAGGGCATCGGACAGCGGCACATAGCGTGCGGCCAGGTCAGCCAGGGTTTCCGGTTGCTGGCGGGCCCAGGCGTCCAGCGCCTGGCGGGTGGCCTGCGGGTCGTTGGCCAGGCAGGCGCGCTTGAGATCATCCAGCAGCGTGCGCGGGCTGGGCCCGGCTTGTACCACGCGGGCCACGGCTGGCTGGGAGCGGGCGCGCCACCACAACACGAAGCCGATCAGGGTGGTCAGTGCCAGTAGCACGGTGCTCAGTTGCCAAGGCCACAGTTGTGCGTTGTCCAGGGCGCTGCCATTGGCCGGGGCGTCCACCGCCATGGTTGGGTTGTCCACTACCTGCAGGGTGCGCGCGGGCAGGGTGCTGTGTTCCAGGTGGTCTTCGTGAGTGTTCCACCACACCACGTCGATGCTGGGCAGCGCCAGCGCGCCACTGCGCGTGGGCACCAGCGCCTCGCGCTCGGCACGGCTGCCGATCAAGCCGCGTTCACCGTCCTGGTTGCTCAGTTGCGGCTGGTCGGGGTAGCGGCGCAGGCCATTGACATCGGTGCCCGGCAGCGGTGGCAACTGGGCGCTGGACAGGCCGTCGGCCTTGAGGGTCACGGTGCGGGTCAGCGAATCGCCGACCTGCGGCTGATTGGGCTCGGGGTTCCAGCTTTCGTTCAGGGTCAGGCTGCGGGTGGGCAGCCAAGGGGCATCGGCCGGGTACACGTCGGGCTTGGGCTTGACCGTCAGGGTCGTGGCGGGCGAGCTGACCTGGATGACCTTGCCGGGCTTGGCAGACGCGTCCTGACCGGTGCCGGAATCGACCTGGGTGGCGCTGAACGAAAGGGCAGGGATCGTCAGCACGCCACTGTGCTGCGGGTACAACGCATAGCGGGTCTCGATCACGCCGTGACGCACGCCGTTGATCATCTTTTCGTAGGTGCGCGCATCGCCCAGTTGCTGGATCACCGTATCGGGAAGCTGCAGCGGGCTGAGGCTGCTGTCGTCGTACAGCGACACCGAATGGTAGACGCGCACCGTCAGCACGGCCTGGGCCTGCACGTAGACGTTGTCGGTGTCCAGGCTGGCTTCCAGGGTCACCGGCGCCTGGCTGTCGGCCGCCGGCGCTTCGCTTTGCAGCACCTGCAGGGTGATGGCCTCGCTGTGCACCTCGCCCAGTGCCAGGGGCGGGATCACCACGCTACCGGTCTGGCGCGGCATCAGGGTGATCAGCCAGCGAGTAGTGGCCTGGTCGTTGCCGCCCAAGGTGGTCAGTTGGTTGACCTGGCGCGTGTCACGCACCTCGAACTGACTGTTCAGGGGCGCCAGGTCCGGCTTGCCGAACTGGGTGGCATCGCTGCTTTCCAGGGTCAGGGTCACGGTCTCGCCAGAGTCGAGCCGCGTGCGGTCGACACTGGCGACCAGCGCCGCTGCCTGGCTGGCTGGCGCCAGCATGATCAAGGCAGCGGTGATAAAGAGGGCGCTTGCGCGGCTCATCGGGTCTTTTCCTGATGCTGTTGCTGTTCGTACCAGAATTTGCGGCGCAGCAGTTCCGACGGGTTGTCCGGGATCTGTCGCAGCCATTGCTCCAGCGCCTGGCGCTGTTCGCCGTCCAGGGTATCGCCCGTGGGCCGTTGCGGGGCGAAGGCAATCGGTTCGTCCGCCGTTTTGCCGGCGCCGCCTTCATCCTTGGGGCTGTCACTGGCCGGCGCTGGCTTGGCGTTGTCGCCGGGCTGTTTGTCTGGGTCTGGCTGGGCCGCAGCATCGGCCTCGTTCTGCGCTTGCTGCTGGCTGGCGGCGGCGTCGGACTGAGCGTTCTGCTCGGCCGGCCCCTGGTTTGCCTGTTGTTGGGCCTGCTGTTTTTGCGCAGCCGCCTGCCTGGCCTGTTCGCGCTCGCGGTTTTCCTTGAGCAGGCGCTCCACCAAGGCCTTGTTCTGCTGCGCCACGCTCAGGTCGGGTTGGCGCTCCAGGGCCTGCTCGTAGGCATCGAGCGCCGCCTCCAGTTCACCGCTCAAGGCCAGCGCGTTGCCACGATTGTAGTGGTCGGCGGCGCTGTTGCCTTCGGCGAAGCGCTGGGCGGCACCGGCAAAGTCGCCGGCCTGGTACAGCGCCACGCCCTGCCATTGCGGATCTTCGAAGCGCCGTGCAGCTTCGGCGGGCTGGCCGTGCTCCAGCAGATACTGGCCTTGCTGGTCGGGGCGCCGCCAGAGGTCTTCAAGGCTTGCGGCATAGCTCGGTTGCGGCAGGCACCACAGCAGCGGCAGGCAGAACAGCCAGCCACGCCGCCCGGCGCAGGCGGCCAGCAACAGCAGTGGGACCAGGAACCAGTAGCCCTGGTCGGCCCAGCTGTCCAGTTGCACGGTCTGGCCGTTGCTGCGCAGGGCTTGCGGGCCGTCCAGCAGGCCCAGTTCGCGCAAATCGTCATTGTCCGCGCGCGCCTGGCGGTACAGGCCGCCCACTTCGCCAACGAATTCCTTGAGCGCTGCGCTGTCGAGTTTGGGCATCAGGATCGCGCCCTGGGCGTCCTTGAGAAAGCCACCGCCCTCGGCTTTTACCGGCGCGCCCTCGCGGGTGCCGATGCCCAGCACCAGCAGGCGCGGCGCCTGGCTGTCGAGGCGCTTGAGGATGCCTTCGCGCTCCTGTTCATCCAGTGACGAGGTGATCAACAACAGGCGGCCAACGCCCAAGTCGCTTTGGTGCAGCAGGGTCAGGCCTTTCTCCACGGCAAGGTCGGCGCGATGGCCGCTTTGCGGCATGATCGATGGCTTGAGCGCGTCGAGCAGGTTGCGGCTGGTGGCCAGGTCGTCGGACAGCGGCACCAGCACGTGGGCGCTGCCGGCGTACACGATCAGCGCGGTCTGCGCGTCGCGGCGGCTTTGCAGCAGGTCCATGAGCTTGCGCCGGGCCTGTTCCAGACGGCTGGGCACCAGATCGTCAGCGAGCATTTGCGGGGTCAGTTCGAGCATCACCACCAGCGGATCGGCCGGCTTCTGGGTGGTTTGCTCCACCCGTTGCCAGCTGGGGCCCAGCAGCGCCAGCAAGGCCAGGGTCCAGGCCAGGCCCAGGGCCACCCACGGCAGTTTGCTGCTGTGGCCGCGGCCGCCGCCCAGCAACACCGCATGGAAAGCCGGCGGCAGGATCATCTGCCAGCGCCCGGCACGTTTTTCCCGGTGCCACAGCAGCCACAGCAACCAGCCGAACAGCGGCACCAGCAGCAGCCAGAGTGGGCGGAACCAATGCGGCCAGAAGTCGCTCATCGGCGCCTCCGCAAGCGCAGGCGCTTGAGCCGTTCACGCCAGTGCGGCGAGGGTTGCAGCAAGCCGCGCTTTTCCAGCAGGCGCTGCAACGGGTTGCTTGGCCAGTGCACGCGGGCCACCAGCAGCAGGCTGATCAGCACGGCGCAGGCCAAAGGCCAACTGTACAAGGCGTGGGTGGGGCGGGCCTGGGTGGGTTGCTGGGTCACCGGTTCGAGTTTGTCCAGGGTTTCGCCGATCAGCTTGAGTTCCTGGCCGTCGCGTGCGCGAAAATATCGGCCACCGGTAACCTGGGCGATTTCCTGCAGGGCGGGCTCGTCCAGGTCCAGGCTGGGGTTCAGGCCCAGGCTGCCCAGCGGGCCATCGGCAGAGGGGTCGGCGCCAATGCCGATGGTGTAGATTTTGACCTGTTCTTCGGCGGCCAGGTGCGCGGCGGTCAAGGGGTGGATTTCGCCGCCGTTGTTGGCGCCGTCGGTTACCAGGATCAGCACGCGGCTTTGCGCCGGGCGTTGGCGCAGGCGTTTGAGGCCCAGGCCGATGGCGTCGCCAATGGCGGTGTTCTTGCCGGCGATGCCAATGCGCGCTTCATCCAGCCACACGCGCACCGTGCGCCGGTCGAACGTCAGCGGCGCTTGCAGGTAGGCCTGGCTGCCAAACAGGATCAGGCCCACGCGATCGCCCTTACGGCCTTCCAGAAAGTCGCCGAGCAGGTGCTTGACCAGCGCCAGGCGGCTGATTTCGTCGTCTTCCCAGTGCATGTCGGGGTAGTCCATGGAGCCGGACACGTCCACCGCCACCAGCAGATCGCGGCCGCTGGCGGCAATCGGCAGCGGCTCGCCCAGCCATTGCGGGCGTGCCGCGGCCGTGAGCAGCAACAGCCACAGCAGAATAAACGGGGCTTGCTGGCGCCAGGTCGGCAGGCTGATGCGCGCGCGGCGCCCGGCCAGGCCTTCCAGTTCGTCCAGGAAGCTGACTTTCAGCGCTGGCTCGCCGCTGTCGGCCACCGGTAGCACCAGGCGCATTAGCCAGGGCAGGGGCAACAGGGCGAAGATCCACGGCCAGGCGAACTCAAACATGTTTGCGAATCCAGGTTTCGATCGACTGGTTGAGGCCGGCGATGGCCTTGTCGTCGAGCTTGCATTCGGGTTTGTAGGCGCCTTCCACCAGCACCATCCAGCGGGTCAGGCCGGCGGCCGGGCAGCGGTTGTCGAGAAACGCCAGCCATTGGCGGCCATTGAGCGTGTGGCTGTGGGCATTGGGGTAGTGGTTGCGGCACAGGCGTTTGAGCAGCGCGTTGATTTGCTGCAGCCAGGCCCCGGCCGGTGCGCCGTCGTAGGGTTTGGGCAAGCGTGCAAGTTCGGCCAGGGCCTCCTGGCGAATCGGGTCCAGCGGTTGCTCGACCTTGAGCTGGGCCTTGGGCTTGGGCAAAAAACGCCGCGCCAGCCACAGGCCCCAGCCCAACAAGGGGATCAGGGCCAACAGTAGCCACCAGCCCGGCGCTGGTGGCCAGGCGCTGATGGGCGCCGGGTCGATCAAAGGTTGCAGGGCGTCCAGGGCGCTCATCGGCTTTTGCCCGGGCGCTGGGGGTTCAGGTATTCACGCAACTGTTCGATCATTTCGCTCTGGGTGCTCAGGGGCATCATCAGTACCCGCAGTTTCTGCGCCAGCAGTTCCCAGCGGGCGATGCGCGCCTCGCCCTGGGCGCGGTAGGCCTGGCGCAGTTCGGGGTTCAACGTGTCGATTTCCAACTGTGCGCCGCGCTGGGCGAAACGCAGCAAGCCGGCGGCGGGCAGGGCGTGGTCCAGCGGGTCGGACAGCGGCAGCAGCAACAGGTCGCAATGGCGCGATAGCAGGCTCAGTTGTTGCTCGGCGGCTTCGTTCAAGGCGCGCTCATCGCAAATCACGATGGCCAGGCTGCCGGGGCGCAGCACCTCGCGGGCGCGGCGCAGGCCCATGTCCAGGGCGCCGGGTTCGGGCACGCTTTCGGTGTGCAGCGACTGGTTGACGCGCACCAGGCGGTTGAGCAGTTGCAACAGGCTTTGCTTGCTGCGCCGCGGCTTGACCTCGTAGTGCTCGCCATCGCCGAACACCAGGCCGCCAATGCGGTCGTTATGGCCCAGGGCGGCCCAGCCGATCAAGGCAGCGGCCTGGGCGGCCAGCACCGACTTGAACATTTGCCCGGAGCCGAAGAACAGCCGGCGGCTTTGCTCCACCAGGATAAAGATCGGCCGCTCGCGCTCCTCGTGGAACAGCTTGGTGTGCGGCTCTTGGGTTCGCGCGGTCACGCGCCAATCGATGCTGCGCACATCGTCGCCGGCCTGGTACACCCGCACCTGGTCGAAATCCACCCCCCGCCCGCGCAGCTTGGAGTGGTGCAGGCCGATCAGCGGGCTGCGCTGGCCGGGGGTGGAAAACAGCTGCACCTCGCGCACGCGATGGCGCATCTCGATCAGCTCGGCCAGGGTGACGCGTACGCCAGGTTGAACGGGCAGGGGGGCGCTCATGGTCAGGCGACGGCTACGACGTCGAGGATGCGCTGGATCACCCGGTCCTGGTCGATGCCCGCCGCTTCCGCTTCGAACGACAAAATGATGCGGTGGCGCAACACGTCGAACAGCACGGCCTGAATGTCTTCGGGGCTGACAAAGTCGCGCCCGGCCAACCACGCGTGGGCCCGCGCGCAACGGTCCAGGGCAATGGAACCACGGGGGCTGGCGCCATAGGCGATCCATTCGGCCATTTCCGGGTCGAACTTGCCGGGGGTGCGGGTGGCCATCACCAGTTGCACCAGGTATTCCTCCACGGCATCGGCCATGTACAGGCCGAGGATCTCTTTGCGCGCGGCGAAGATGGCTTGCTGGCTGACCCGGCGTTCAGGCTTGGTTTCGCCGTTCAGCGCCTCGCCACGGGCCTGCTGCAAAATGCGCCGCTCCACGGCGGCATCCGGGAAGCCGATTTTCACGTGCATCAAAAAGCGGTCCAGCTGCGCTTCGGGCAGCGGGTAGGTGCCTTCTTGCTCAATGGGGTTTTGCGTGGCCATCACCAGAAACAACGGGCTCAGCTCGTAGGTGCTGCGGCCCACGCTGACCTGGCGCTCGGCCATGGCCTCCAGCAACGCCGATTGCACTTTGGCCGGCGCCCGGTTGATTTCGTCGGCCAGCACCAGGTTGTGGAAGATCGGCCCCTGCTGGAACACGAAACTGCCGGTTTCCGGGCGATAGATCTCAGTGCCGGTGATGTCGGCCGGCAGCAGGTCGGGGGTGAACTGGATGCGATGGAACTGTGCTTCAACGCCTTCGGCCAATTCCTTGATGGCCTTGGTCTTGGCCAGGCCCGGGGCACCTTCGACCAGCATATGGCCGTCGGCCAGCAGCACGATCAGCAAGCGGTCGATCAGTTTTTCCTGGCCGAGAATTTGCGTTGAAAGAAAGGTTCGCAGCGCAATCAGCGCCTCACGATGTTCCATCGATGACGGTTCCTGGAGAAGGGGGCCCCAGGCGTTGGCGCCGGGGGGGTTACTTTAATCTATCCGGGGGGGTGGCGACTAATGGTGGCGGGGTTTTTGTTTGGAAGGAGGGGGGGGTGGGTGGCTCAAGACTCAAGGAGGGGGGGCAGACCGGGTGGCCGCCTGGGTTGGCTCAGCCCCCCTTGAATCTCAACCCAGCCCGCGCGCTTGACCGGCAGTGGCCCACCCCCCCCCATTCACCGCTTCTCACTCTCATAATTATCCAACGTATCGCGGGCAATCTCGCGCCCCAGCGCGATCAGCTCCGGCGCCTTGTAGAATTCGAAAAAACGGCACACCCGCTTGGGCACGTTGATCAGAATATCCGGCGGGTAGCCGGCGATCTTGTACTGGGCCAGGGAGGTTTGCATCACCTCGAAGCTCTGGTTGATCAGATCCAGCAGGGAGGCGGGCCCCACGTTATCGATGATCACTGAGCCGGTGGCAGAACTTGGCGCGCCTTCGTTCTCTGGCGCTGCCGCCGGTTGCTGGACCTGGGGCTTGGCGGCATCGGCCAGCCAGGGGTTGGGCAACACGGCGGCCGCCGGTTGCAGTGCCTGTTGTTCCAGGCGCAGCATTTCCTCGGCCTGTTTGCGCCGGAACGGCAGGTGGGAACCCAGGGAGTTGAGCAGGTGGTCGAAACGGCTTTTGAACGCAGGTGGGCGCTCGATCACCGGCAGTTGGTAGTGTTTCTGGTTAGTGGAGTTGAGGTTCACGGCAATGATCAGGTCGCAGTGGCTGGACACCACCGGCACGATGGGCAACGGGTTCAACAGGCCGCCGTCCACCAGCATGCGGTTGCCTTGCATCACCGGGGTGAACAGGCTGGGGATCGCGGCCGAAGCACGCATGGCCTGGTGCAGGCAGCCTACCTGGAACCAGATTTCCTGCTGGTTGGTCAGGTCGGTGGCCACGGCCGTGTAGGGAATGCGCAAATCCTCGATGTTCAGTTCACCGACGATCTTGCGGATTTGCCCGAACACCTTTTCGCCGCGGATGGCGCCCAGGCGAAAACTCACGTCCACCAGGCGCAGCACGTCCAGGTAGTCCAGGCTTTCGATCCAGCGCCGGTATTCGTCCAGCTTGCCGGCAGCATAGATACCACCGACCACCGCGCCCATGGAGCA contains:
- a CDS encoding vWA domain-containing protein, whose translation is MFEFAWPWIFALLPLPWLMRLVLPVADSGEPALKVSFLDELEGLAGRRARISLPTWRQQAPFILLWLLLLTAAARPQWLGEPLPIAASGRDLLVAVDVSGSMDYPDMHWEDDEISRLALVKHLLGDFLEGRKGDRVGLILFGSQAYLQAPLTFDRRTVRVWLDEARIGIAGKNTAIGDAIGLGLKRLRQRPAQSRVLILVTDGANNGGEIHPLTAAHLAAEEQVKIYTIGIGADPSADGPLGSLGLNPSLDLDEPALQEIAQVTGGRYFRARDGQELKLIGETLDKLEPVTQQPTQARPTHALYSWPLACAVLISLLLVARVHWPSNPLQRLLEKRGLLQPSPHWRERLKRLRLRRRR
- a CDS encoding DUF4381 domain-containing protein — translated: MSALDALQPLIDPAPISAWPPAPGWWLLLALIPLLGWGLWLARRFLPKPKAQLKVEQPLDPIRQEALAELARLPKPYDGAPAGAWLQQINALLKRLCRNHYPNAHSHTLNGRQWLAFLDNRCPAAGLTRWMVLVEGAYKPECKLDDKAIAGLNQSIETWIRKHV
- a CDS encoding DUF58 domain-containing protein, with amino-acid sequence MSAPLPVQPGVRVTLAELIEMRHRVREVQLFSTPGQRSPLIGLHHSKLRGRGVDFDQVRVYQAGDDVRSIDWRVTARTQEPHTKLFHEERERPIFILVEQSRRLFFGSGQMFKSVLAAQAAALIGWAALGHNDRIGGLVFGDGEHYEVKPRRSKQSLLQLLNRLVRVNQSLHTESVPEPGALDMGLRRAREVLRPGSLAIVICDERALNEAAEQQLSLLSRHCDLLLLPLSDPLDHALPAAGLLRFAQRGAQLEIDTLNPELRQAYRAQGEARIARWELLAQKLRVLMMPLSTQSEMIEQLREYLNPQRPGKSR
- a CDS encoding AAA family ATPase, with translation MEHREALIALRTFLSTQILGQEKLIDRLLIVLLADGHMLVEGAPGLAKTKAIKELAEGVEAQFHRIQFTPDLLPADITGTEIYRPETGSFVFQQGPIFHNLVLADEINRAPAKVQSALLEAMAERQVSVGRSTYELSPLFLVMATQNPIEQEGTYPLPEAQLDRFLMHVKIGFPDAAVERRILQQARGEALNGETKPERRVSQQAIFAARKEILGLYMADAVEEYLVQLVMATRTPGKFDPEMAEWIAYGASPRGSIALDRCARAHAWLAGRDFVSPEDIQAVLFDVLRHRIILSFEAEAAGIDQDRVIQRILDVVAVA
- a CDS encoding patatin-like phospholipase family protein: MKKRVALVLGSGGARGYAHIGVIEEIERRGYDIACIAGCSMGAVVGGIYAAGKLDEYRRWIESLDYLDVLRLVDVSFRLGAIRGEKVFGQIRKIVGELNIEDLRIPYTAVATDLTNQQEIWFQVGCLHQAMRASAAIPSLFTPVMQGNRMLVDGGLLNPLPIVPVVSSHCDLIIAVNLNSTNQKHYQLPVIERPPAFKSRFDHLLNSLGSHLPFRRKQAEEMLRLEQQALQPAAAVLPNPWLADAAKPQVQQPAAAPENEGAPSSATGSVIIDNVGPASLLDLINQSFEVMQTSLAQYKIAGYPPDILINVPKRVCRFFEFYKAPELIALGREIARDTLDNYESEKR